CAGGCAGAGCAACTGGTTGAATCAATTGGATATTTTAAACTAGATATATCTAGAGTGAAGCGATTAAAATCTAAGTTTATTTAACTAAAAAAATGAAATACCATGACTCTCAGCAGCTATAGGGTTTTGATTGTTGATGATAACCCAACCTTTGTGAAAACATTAAGCCTGTTAGTTCAAACCGTGTTAGGAAATAAGCTTAGCCAATTGGAAACAGCATCAACTGGCGAGGATGCAATTGAAATGGTGAGTAAGAATTCACCTTACAATGTAATCTTCATGGACGTTAATATGCCAGGTATTGGCGGTGTTGCTGCTACAAAGGAGATTAGTAAGGAATACTATCGTACTACCAGGGTGGTGGCCGTTTCGTTTAACAAAGACCTTGAAACCATGAAAAACATGCTATTTTCTGGTGCAACATATTACCTTCATAAGGACGACCTCACCCTTGAGAAATTAGTAGAGATTTTTGATTTTTAGATATCGCTTAGGTTAACCAGATTATGCTTTATTGCATGAACTGCCAGGGCGGTAGAATTTGGTGTTTTTGTCTTAACAAGTAATTCGGCCCTAGCCTTTTCCACTGCACTTATGCTTCGGTTCAGCTGTTTGGCAATTTCGTTTGTTGAAAACCCTTTGCAGATAAGTGTAATTAGTTCGCGTTCTCTTTCAGTTACTTTTATTGATGTTTCTTGCTTCTTTGATCGCAGCAACTTTAACATCAATTCGGGAGAGAAATAGGCTCTGCCTTCAAGTGCCGATTTAATGGCTATGCTTAATTCGTTATAGCCACTTTCCTTAAGCAAAAAGCCATTAACCCCAATGTCCAACAGGGCATCGTAAAAATTAAAATCGTCGAACATAGAAAGCACCAGAATAGGCATCTGATAGCCTTTCCCTCTGATAATTTTTGCGGCTTCAATGCCGTCCATTACTGGCATCCGAATGTCAAGCAGGATAAGGTCGGTAGTTGTTCTATTGATTAAGTCAATGAGTTCCGAGCCATTAGCAGCTTCTCCTACCAGGGTAACATCATCCATGGCTAAAAGCAGTGCTTTTATACCGTCACGAAGGATTTGGTGATCATCAGCTATTACTATTCGCTTGGGGCTCATATTAACTTATGTTTTAAACATTCATGGTTAGCTCAAAGCTGAAGCCTTTCTTGAAAGGTTCGCTATTAACCCTGTATTTTGCCTTAATGGAGTTAAGCCTTTCTACTATGTTTATCAAACCAATACCTTTTGATTTCTGCATTTCTTTCTTAAAATCGAAACCCTCACCATCATGGTGGTAAGTGAGTGTTAATTTTGAGTTCTCAAGGAAAAGTTTAACGTATACATTACTTGCATTCGCATACTTAATGGTGTTATTCAGAAACTCTTTTAAAATCCTGTAGCAGGTAATTTCAATTATCCTGCTTAAACGTTGATTTTCAAGATT
This is a stretch of genomic DNA from Tenuifilum sp. 4138str. It encodes these proteins:
- a CDS encoding response regulator, producing MTLSSYRVLIVDDNPTFVKTLSLLVQTVLGNKLSQLETASTGEDAIEMVSKNSPYNVIFMDVNMPGIGGVAATKEISKEYYRTTRVVAVSFNKDLETMKNMLFSGATYYLHKDDLTLEKLVEIFDF
- a CDS encoding response regulator, which encodes MSPKRIVIADDHQILRDGIKALLLAMDDVTLVGEAANGSELIDLINRTTTDLILLDIRMPVMDGIEAAKIIRGKGYQMPILVLSMFDDFNFYDALLDIGVNGFLLKESGYNELSIAIKSALEGRAYFSPELMLKLLRSKKQETSIKVTERERELITLICKGFSTNEIAKQLNRSISAVEKARAELLVKTKTPNSTALAVHAIKHNLVNLSDI